From a region of the Candidatus Omnitrophota bacterium genome:
- a CDS encoding PAS domain S-box protein yields the protein MQLNEAEELIQNLQEELRIAQSERRQFELKLEEQALVCSRAFVENERRRMQELMDRTDEKYRILMESANDAIFVADAEKGIILEANKKAEELIGRPAQEIIGHHYSHLHPPDKMEEIQRGFQDAAQKSNVLVTKEYYIQHRDGRQIPVEISSNVIELGGKKLIQGIFRDLTERKRAEKTLRDSEEHFRSLFENMLNGFAFCKMLYEHDQPVDFVYLEVNRNFETLTGLKNVVGKKVSEVIPGIREKDPNLFEIYGRTALTGVPEKFETYVDALNMWFSISVYSPQKEYIVAVFDVITERKRAERKILHLNSVLRAIRKINQIITKEKDRQKLLDKTCACFVEAQGFHHACIVLMDEDGKIQIAAAAGLGEEFKRMLERMDRGDAPECARKALSQPGVFVSDDPYSLCGVIPKTDNSRRLALTIRLEHEGMIYGLMSVAEPENYAAEVEDQSLIQEIADDIAFALYNIEMEEMRCKLEESVFQAREFYLKLFEDFPAMIWRSGIDGKCNYFNKVWLSFTGRTMEQEIGDGWAEGVHPDDIDRCLRIYLGAFSNREPFEMVYRLRRYDGEYRYIFDIGRPYCDLDNQFAGYIGSCFDITEHKEMEDALRQNEARLSEAQRIAHLGHWEWDEATGQLHWSDEVFRIFGLPPQDGFLTYEMFLEIIHPEDREFVERSSLAARFEGKPYDLDHRIVRPDGSERIVHEHAEIMYGSSGEPVRMIGTVQDITDRELVKRKILDSEALYHSLVENLPQCILRKDLQGHFTFANKRSCKEMGKSLEEIVGKTDYDFFPPELADKYLRDDRRVIETGEIFETVEEHQIPGGERIYVQVMKTPLYNAAGKIVGIQILFWDVTKQKRSEDALRESEERYRQFFEDDLTGDFINAADGRLIDCNPAYVRIFGFASVDEALGSNARDIYLNPKDRVQFLDFLKEKKRLLNFERTLRRKDGKIVNTIENLIGIFGENGELTGIRGYVFDITDRKLLEEQYRQAQKMEAVGRLAGGIAHDFNNLVMAIKGYCDFALKKLAEDHPAQEDILEVKKAGDRTAALTRQLLAFSRKQVLQTQYIDLSRVIVGMDKMLRRLIGEDIELATLPNPAKGIVKADPGQIEQIIMNLAVNARDAMPQGGKLTIETQNVVLDEAYVFSHIHVKPGPYVMLAISDTGKGMDEETRSRLFEPFFTTKEVGKGTGLGLATVYGIVKQSDGYIWVYSEPGKGATFKIYLPRIEGAEEKPLAPPTPFESLKGRETVMVVEDEASVRNLVSRSLNYQGYAVLTANSGGEALQICEKYLGPVHLLVTDVVMPGMNGRDLARQLLARYPEMKTIFMSGYTENAIVHHGVLEENLVFMQKPFIVDDLLRKVRETLEAS from the coding sequence ATGCAACTAAACGAAGCCGAAGAACTGATCCAAAATCTTCAGGAAGAATTGCGAATTGCGCAATCCGAACGCCGCCAGTTCGAATTGAAATTGGAAGAGCAGGCGCTCGTTTGTTCGAGGGCGTTTGTAGAAAACGAGCGGCGCCGTATGCAGGAATTAATGGATCGTACGGACGAAAAATACCGGATTTTAATGGAGTCCGCCAATGACGCCATTTTCGTCGCCGACGCGGAGAAGGGCATCATCCTCGAAGCGAATAAGAAAGCGGAGGAATTAATCGGACGTCCGGCGCAGGAAATAATTGGCCATCATTACAGTCACTTGCATCCTCCTGACAAAATGGAAGAAATCCAACGCGGATTTCAAGACGCCGCCCAAAAATCCAATGTATTGGTTACAAAAGAATATTACATCCAACATCGCGATGGCCGCCAAATCCCCGTCGAAATCAGTTCCAACGTCATCGAACTAGGGGGCAAGAAACTGATCCAAGGCATTTTCCGCGACCTTACCGAGCGTAAGCGGGCGGAGAAGACGCTGCGGGATAGCGAAGAGCATTTCCGTTCTTTATTCGAGAACATGCTGAATGGATTCGCCTTTTGCAAGATGCTTTACGAGCATGATCAACCGGTTGACTTCGTTTATCTTGAAGTGAATCGGAACTTTGAGACTCTTACTGGATTGAAAAATGTCGTTGGGAAAAAAGTATCCGAAGTCATTCCGGGAATACGAGAAAAGGATCCTAATCTGTTTGAAATCTACGGGCGAACGGCTCTAACCGGCGTTCCCGAAAAGTTTGAAACGTATGTCGATGCTCTGAATATGTGGTTTTCGATCTCGGTCTATAGTCCGCAAAAAGAGTACATTGTCGCCGTATTCGACGTGATTACCGAGCGCAAGCGCGCGGAGAGAAAAATCCTGCATCTCAATTCCGTTCTGCGCGCCATCCGTAAGATCAATCAAATCATTACGAAAGAAAAAGATCGACAAAAGCTTCTGGATAAAACTTGCGCTTGTTTTGTGGAGGCGCAGGGTTTTCATCACGCCTGTATCGTTTTGATGGATGAAGACGGAAAAATTCAAATAGCGGCGGCAGCGGGTTTGGGCGAAGAATTTAAACGGATGCTGGAACGGATGGATCGGGGCGACGCGCCAGAATGCGCGCGCAAGGCGCTTTCCCAACCTGGCGTCTTCGTATCCGACGATCCCTATTCCCTCTGCGGCGTTATTCCCAAAACGGATAATTCCCGCCGTTTAGCTCTGACGATCCGTTTGGAACACGAAGGGATGATTTACGGTTTGATGAGCGTAGCCGAACCGGAGAATTATGCCGCCGAGGTAGAAGATCAATCCCTGATCCAAGAAATCGCCGACGACATCGCCTTCGCTCTTTACAATATCGAGATGGAAGAGATGCGCTGCAAATTGGAGGAATCCGTCTTTCAAGCCCGCGAATTCTATCTCAAATTATTTGAAGATTTTCCCGCTATGATTTGGCGTTCGGGAATAGACGGGAAATGCAATTATTTCAATAAAGTATGGCTATCTTTCACTGGGAGGACTATGGAACAAGAAATAGGGGATGGTTGGGCTGAGGGCGTCCATCCTGACGACATTGATCGGTGTCTGCGTATTTATCTTGGCGCATTTAGTAACCGTGAACCGTTTGAAATGGTATACCGCCTACGTCGATACGATGGCGAGTACCGATATATTTTCGATATTGGCCGGCCTTATTGCGATTTGGACAACCAATTCGCCGGATATATCGGTTCTTGTTTCGATATTACAGAGCATAAGGAGATGGAGGATGCTTTAAGACAAAACGAGGCGCGCCTTTCCGAAGCGCAGCGCATCGCCCATCTCGGCCATTGGGAATGGGACGAAGCCACAGGCCAACTTCACTGGTCGGATGAAGTGTTTCGCATTTTCGGCTTGCCTCCGCAAGACGGCTTCCTGACTTATGAAATGTTTTTGGAGATAATTCATCCCGAAGACAGGGAATTTGTGGAACGATCGTCTCTGGCCGCCCGTTTCGAAGGCAAGCCCTACGATCTCGATCATCGAATCGTTCGTCCCGACGGATCCGAGCGGATCGTTCATGAACATGCGGAAATAATGTATGGATCATCCGGCGAACCTGTGCGCATGATCGGAACCGTTCAAGACATCACCGACCGCGAACTCGTGAAAAGAAAAATCTTGGATTCTGAAGCGCTTTATCATTCCCTTGTGGAAAATCTGCCCCAATGCATTCTGCGCAAAGATTTGCAAGGCCATTTTACTTTCGCCAATAAGCGTTCCTGCAAGGAGATGGGGAAATCGTTGGAAGAGATCGTCGGCAAAACCGATTACGATTTCTTCCCTCCCGAATTGGCGGATAAGTATTTGCGCGACGATCGGCGCGTCATCGAAACCGGCGAGATTTTCGAAACCGTGGAGGAGCATCAAATTCCCGGCGGCGAAAGAATTTATGTCCAGGTGATGAAGACGCCCTTATATAATGCGGCGGGAAAAATCGTCGGCATTCAGATTCTTTTCTGGGATGTTACGAAGCAGAAGCGTTCCGAGGACGCTTTGCGGGAGAGCGAAGAACGCTACCGCCAATTTTTCGAGGACGATTTGACCGGCGACTTCATCAACGCCGCCGACGGCCGCCTCATCGATTGCAATCCCGCCTACGTCCGCATCTTCGGCTTCGCTTCTGTTGATGAGGCCCTTGGTTCGAATGCGCGCGACATTTATCTCAATCCTAAAGATCGGGTGCAATTTTTGGACTTTCTTAAAGAAAAGAAAAGGTTGCTCAATTTCGAAAGAACTCTCCGCCGCAAGGATGGCAAGATCGTCAATACTATCGAAAATCTCATCGGAATATTCGGAGAAAATGGCGAATTAACCGGGATCCGAGGTTATGTATTCGATATTACGGATCGTAAGTTGCTGGAGGAACAGTATAGACAAGCCCAAAAAATGGAAGCGGTTGGCCGCTTGGCGGGGGGCATCGCCCATGATTTCAACAACCTAGTCATGGCTATCAAAGGCTATTGCGATTTCGCTTTGAAGAAACTGGCGGAGGATCATCCGGCGCAAGAGGATATTTTGGAAGTCAAAAAAGCAGGCGACCGCACGGCCGCCCTCACCCGCCAACTTCTGGCTTTCAGCCGCAAACAGGTTTTGCAGACGCAATACATCGATCTGAGCCGTGTGATCGTTGGTATGGATAAAATGCTGCGGCGATTGATTGGAGAAGACATCGAACTAGCGACCTTGCCGAATCCTGCGAAGGGAATCGTCAAAGCCGATCCCGGACAGATCGAACAAATCATCATGAATCTGGCGGTCAACGCCCGCGACGCCATGCCTCAAGGCGGCAAACTCACGATCGAAACCCAAAATGTCGTTTTGGACGAAGCGTATGTTTTCTCGCATATCCATGTCAAGCCGGGACCTTACGTGATGTTGGCCATCAGCGATACGGGAAAAGGCATGGATGAAGAGACTCGTTCTCGTCTTTTCGAACCCTTCTTCACTACAAAAGAGGTCGGGAAGGGAACGGGATTGGGATTGGCCACCGTTTACGGCATCGTCAAGCAGAGCGATGGATATATTTGGGTTTACAGCGAACCGGGGAAAGGCGCGACTTTCAAAATTTACTTGCCTCGAATTGAGGGCGCCGAAGAGAAACCATTGGCGCCGCCAACGCCTTTTGAGTCGTTGAAGGGCAGGGAAACCGTTATGGTCGTCGAGGATGAAGCGTCGGTGCGGAATTTAGTGTCGCGGTCGCTGAATTATCAAGGCTATGCGGTTTTAACGGCGAACTCCGGCGGCGAGGCTCTCCAAATCTGCGAAAAATACCTGGGGCCGGTTCATCTTTTAGTAACGGATGTCGTGATGCCCGGCATGAACGGACGCGATTTAGCCCGCCAACTTCTCGCGCGCTACCCCGAAATGAAAACGATTTTTATGTCCGGCTACACAGAAAATGCCATTGTGCATCACGGCGTTCTGGAGGAGAACCTCGTCTTTATGCAAAAACCGTTTATCGTGGACGACCTGCTGCGCAAGGTGAGGGAAACGCTGGAGGCTTCGTGA
- a CDS encoding cytochrome c — translation MDLPVFHLDFFGNRILIGIIAIVHVFINHPMAVGAMPLITLMEWTGKRTGDRRWDDLAYKILTVCFIVTTSLGALTGVGIWFSTSLVNPYAIGSLIHIFYWAWFTEWIVFCVEVILILLYYLLWKKWEGPLKNRHIILGAVLSISSWLTMAIITAILAYMMDIGDWRLGKGLLAAIMNPLYLPQLAFRTPLAMATAGFFALLLTYFFLKYDAVFRASVARWISIWTLAWLPFCLAAGIWYWRMIPDALTQNLNVAVATQIFETHYNLILVSLYVFILLALLFLLWVVIKPLQVPRYVLLIPFMVGILTLGYFERVREFLRKPYVIADYMYANGIRVDDYPLLNQRGILPYAVYAREKTVTDENKILAGRDVFMIACTRCHTTNGVNGILAKFQNLYGPGPWDAETMALYIRGMHNARPFMPPFPGNDAELNALVQYLLTLRQYPIPLKGAQTADAVPPPNLSHANAGADSRS, via the coding sequence ATGGACTTGCCGGTATTTCATCTCGATTTTTTCGGCAATCGTATCTTGATCGGAATCATTGCCATCGTTCACGTCTTCATTAACCACCCCATGGCCGTAGGAGCCATGCCGCTGATTACGCTGATGGAGTGGACGGGAAAACGAACCGGCGACCGCCGGTGGGACGATTTGGCGTACAAAATCCTCACCGTCTGCTTTATTGTCACTACTAGCCTCGGTGCGCTTACCGGCGTGGGCATCTGGTTTTCCACATCGCTCGTCAATCCCTACGCCATCGGCAGTTTGATTCATATCTTCTATTGGGCATGGTTTACGGAATGGATCGTTTTCTGCGTCGAAGTGATTTTAATTCTCCTTTATTATTTATTATGGAAAAAATGGGAAGGGCCTTTAAAGAACCGCCATATTATCCTTGGCGCCGTTCTCTCTATCTCTTCCTGGCTGACGATGGCCATTATCACCGCCATCCTGGCTTACATGATGGATATCGGCGATTGGAGGTTGGGAAAAGGGTTGCTCGCGGCGATCATGAATCCCCTCTATTTGCCCCAGCTGGCGTTTCGAACGCCGCTGGCGATGGCGACGGCGGGCTTCTTCGCGCTGCTGTTGACGTACTTTTTCCTAAAGTACGATGCCGTTTTCCGCGCCTCCGTTGCGCGTTGGATTTCCATCTGGACGTTGGCGTGGCTGCCTTTTTGTTTGGCGGCGGGGATATGGTATTGGCGTATGATACCGGATGCATTGACGCAAAATTTAAACGTAGCGGTGGCGACCCAGATTTTCGAAACCCATTACAATCTGATCCTGGTTTCGCTCTATGTATTTATTCTCCTGGCGTTGCTCTTTTTATTATGGGTTGTCATCAAGCCGTTGCAGGTTCCGCGCTATGTTTTGTTGATTCCTTTCATGGTAGGGATTCTCACGCTGGGTTATTTCGAGCGGGTGCGGGAGTTTCTCCGCAAACCCTACGTCATCGCCGACTACATGTATGCGAATGGAATCCGGGTCGACGACTATCCCCTGCTTAACCAGCGGGGGATTCTGCCCTACGCCGTCTACGCCCGCGAAAAAACCGTAACCGACGAGAATAAAATTCTAGCCGGAAGAGACGTCTTTATGATCGCCTGCACCCGCTGCCATACGACGAATGGAGTGAATGGCATTCTGGCGAAATTCCAGAATCTCTACGGCCCCGGCCCCTGGGATGCGGAGACGATGGCGTTGTATATCCGGGGCATGCACAATGCGCGTCCTTTTATGCCGCCGTTTCCCGGCAACGACGCCGAGTTGAACGCGCTGGTTCAATATCTTCTTACCCTGCGGCAATACCCGATTCCGCTGAAAGGAGCGCAAACGGCGGACGCCGTCCCGCCGCCAAACCTTTCGCACGCCAACGCCGGCGCGGATTCGCGCTCGTAG